One segment of candidate division WOR-3 bacterium DNA contains the following:
- a CDS encoding sulfide/dihydroorotate dehydrogenase-like FAD/NAD-binding protein: MFRILKKEVVGKNLNKFVIEAPLVPKNYKPGQFVVIRIDEKGERIPITIADVDKEKGTVTVFVQEVGKTTFKLGTLKEGDYISDVVGPLGKPAEIVKVGTVVMIGGGVGAAIIYPETKAFKEEGNYVISIMGFRSKEYVILEDEIRKYSDEFYIFTDDGSYGKKGFTTNGLQELIDAGRKMDLVVSIGPALMMKKISEMTRKYNVKTIVSLNSIMMDATGMCGGCRVEVGGESKFACVDGPEFDGHKVNFDLLIKRLSIYKKEEEKALRLYENCVSEEKREY; encoded by the coding sequence ATGTTTAGGATTTTAAAAAAAGAAGTGGTAGGTAAAAATTTAAATAAATTTGTAATAGAAGCACCTTTGGTTCCAAAGAATTATAAACCTGGGCAATTTGTGGTTATAAGAATTGATGAAAAGGGAGAAAGGATTCCTATTACAATTGCAGATGTGGATAAGGAGAAAGGGACAGTTACAGTTTTTGTTCAAGAAGTGGGTAAAACCACTTTTAAGCTTGGAACTCTGAAGGAAGGAGATTATATTTCTGATGTTGTTGGGCCTCTTGGTAAGCCTGCAGAGATTGTTAAGGTAGGAACTGTGGTAATGATTGGTGGAGGGGTTGGGGCTGCAATTATATATCCTGAAACAAAAGCATTTAAAGAGGAAGGAAATTATGTAATTTCTATTATGGGTTTTAGAAGTAAAGAATATGTTATTTTAGAAGATGAAATTAGAAAATATTCAGATGAATTTTATATTTTTACAGACGATGGTTCTTATGGAAAAAAGGGATTCACCACTAATGGGCTTCAAGAACTTATTGATGCAGGTAGAAAAATGGATCTTGTTGTTTCTATTGGTCCTGCTTTAATGATGAAAAAAATTTCAGAGATGACAAGGAAGTATAATGTAAAGACAATTGTTTCTTTGAATTCAATAATGATGGATGCAACGGGGATGTGTGGAGGATGTAGGGTTGAAGTTGGAGGAGAATCTAAGTTTGCTTGTGTGGATGGTCCTGAATTTGATGGGCATAAGGTAAATTTTGATTTACTTATAAAGCGTCTTTCTATTTATAAGAAAGAAGAGGAAAAAGCCCTTAGGCTTTATGAAAATTGTGTAAGTGAGGAGAAACGTGAGTATTAA